In a genomic window of Lycium ferocissimum isolate CSIRO_LF1 chromosome 9, AGI_CSIRO_Lferr_CH_V1, whole genome shotgun sequence:
- the LOC132032189 gene encoding uncharacterized protein LOC132032189 → MEGEQVLLKISPMKGVMRFGKRCKLSSRYLGPFEVLRRVGDVAYDLALQPGLSGVHLVFHVSMLKKYHSDGSYIVRWDSVLLDENLSYEEEPITILDRQVRKLRCNCFC, encoded by the coding sequence ATGGAGGGCGAGCAGGTTCTtctgaagatttcacccatgaagggtgttatgcgaTTTGGGAAGAGGTGCAAGTTGAGCTCGAGGTACCTTGGCCCATTTGAGGTTCTCCGTCGAGTTGGAGATGTTGCTTATGATTTGGCTTTGCAACCGGGTTTGTCAGGTGTTCATCTGGTTTTCCACGTatctatgttgaagaagtaccattctgaTGGTTCTTATATCGTTCGTTGGGATTCTgtgttgcttgatgagaatctgTCTTACGAGGAGGAGCCTATAACTATTCTAGATAGGCAGGTTAGGAAGCTGAGGTGTAATTGCTTCTGTTAA